A window from Fragaria vesca subsp. vesca linkage group LG5, FraVesHawaii_1.0, whole genome shotgun sequence encodes these proteins:
- the LOC101303333 gene encoding uncharacterized protein LOC101303333: MLLYNLARKDKPGQLGFRHLESRSWEEICSFPVDNDPFLCWRFPKWSATAVLAQDFVIDFGRFHPRIGIYGPALYVFDIRNNVWLPEPVQGLSNDGIVLPDVKSEWLVSYTALMQVREDELKFALVWSKLCNADDDQTEVHWSKFILRIQNNDDDQDVPLPFEAVDLSSGICYGGKYSFDQEHRWMIRVCCSSLSRCLASCERKMIGWLILKRRSLKRKP; encoded by the exons ATGCTCCTGTATAATCTTGCTCGGAAGGACAAGCCGGGTCAGTTGGGCTTCCGTCATTTGGAATCTCGCTCTTGGGAGGAGATCTGTAGTTTTCCCGTTGACAACGATCCCTTCTTATGCTGGCGCTTCCCTAAGTGGTCCGCCACCGCTGTGCTAGCGCAAGACTTTGTGATAGACTTTGGACGTTTCCATCCCAGGATTGGGATTTATGGTCCGGCTTTGTATGTTTTTGATATCCGTAACAATGTATGGCTCCCCGAACCAGTTCAGGGACTCTCAAACGATGGCATCGTCCTTCCCGACGTGAAGAGTGAATGGCTTGTCTCTTACACAGCGCTGATGCAAGTCAGGGAAGATGAACTCAAGTTTGCTTTGGTTTGGTCCAAACTCTGTAACGCCGACGATGATCAGACTGAAGTTCATTGGTCTAAGTTCATACTCCGCATCCAAAATAATGATGATGACCAAGACGTTCCCCTGCCCTTCGAAGCTGTTGACTTGTCTTCTGGAATCTGTTATGGTGGCAAATACTCTTTTGATCAAGAGCACCGTTGGATGATAAGAGT ATGTTGTTCATCTTTATCAAGATGTTTAGCAAGTTGCGAGAGGAAAATGATAGGCTGGCTGATATTGAAAAGAAGAAGCTTGAAGAGGAAGCCATGA